In Methanosarcinales archaeon, the following proteins share a genomic window:
- a CDS encoding DUF5350 domain-containing protein: protein MGKTGTTEWGRIKGRKGKVRLVEKSNMTHRRPGPAQRFNSAGTKRRRLARSEKSIQK from the coding sequence ATGGGTAAAACCGGTACAACTGAATGGGGCCGAATAAAAGGCAGAAAAGGCAAAGTGAGATTGGTAGAAAAAAGCAACATGACCCACAGACGTCCAGGTCCTGCACAGCGATTCAATTCGGCAGGCACCAAACGCAGGCGATTAGCACGTTCAGAAAAATCAATACAGAAATAA
- a CDS encoding UPF0179 family protein, producing the protein MDEDTTVTLIGIRMAKPGTEFIFRGKSLDCNGCKVKSTCMNLDKGGRYKVVSVKDAPSLECPIHDGGVKAVEVIKTPWTVMIESKKAFDGSTIVYESINCDEEECNSKKLCNNPGPIPGEKFTILTIVGEPEEKCLKGFALKIVEMQ; encoded by the coding sequence ATGGATGAAGATACTACCGTAACATTAATTGGCATAAGAATGGCAAAACCAGGAACCGAATTCATCTTTAGAGGAAAAAGCCTGGATTGTAATGGGTGTAAGGTTAAAAGTACATGTATGAACCTGGATAAAGGAGGTAGATATAAGGTCGTGAGTGTAAAGGATGCTCCATCATTGGAATGTCCTATTCATGATGGGGGTGTCAAGGCAGTTGAGGTGATAAAAACACCCTGGACTGTTATGATAGAGAGTAAAAAGGCGTTTGATGGTTCAACTATTGTCTACGAGTCTATTAATTGTGATGAAGAAGAATGTAATTCTAAGAAATTATGTAACAATCCCGGTCCAATTCCAGGTGAAAAATTTACCATTTTAACGATTGTGGGTGAACCCGAAGAAAAATGTTTAAAGGGATTTGCGCTGAAGATCGTAGAAATGCAATGA